A single Arachidicoccus sp. BS20 DNA region contains:
- a CDS encoding glycoside hydrolase family 2 codes for MKNYFTAFFLLINITHLFGQRIKQSINTDWQFHKGDIELSGTYKDADWQTVSIPHSWNTDDVSDDAPGYYQGIGVYRKTIYIPDAYRNKEVYLYFEGAAQVAEVYVNKHFVGKHIGSYTAFSFRINDFINFNGNGNKNEIEVKLDNSHNENIPPLSADFTFYGGIYRDVYLAAFNKVHFDADNDASDGVFISTPKVDSQKADVLIKGEITNKETKQSRVKIITSVFNEEGKLIAQANNTVGLNADENTAFEQHISNIENPQLWSPEHPYLYRAISCIINTKSGDTLDVVSNPIGFRWFRFTADKGFFLNGKHYKLWGASRHQDYPGKANALPDAMHVNDVQLLKNMGANLLRVAHYPQDPSLMEACDRLGIITSVEIPIVNRITENDTFRNNCLKMMEEMIRQNYNHPSVVIWAYMNEVLLAPRYSGDTARQRIYIRHVKELAQSIDSFSRKEDPSRYTMIPFHGDLSLYIRSGLTEVPQVIGWNQYPGWYGADINDFEKNMERHHRELGNKPMIVTEYGADGDPRVHSTHPVRFDKSMEYETYFHKIYQKVIADRPFISGAMVWTLHDFNAESRKETMPHVNNKGLVTGTREPKDVYLYYQSKLLSTPFIAIGSRSWKLRSAVADSGHAFATQSVEIYTNQNSEVSLFQNGHLLKKELPRQGVAVFRVPFLNGINHLETSVAVGDTTVGDFADIDFRLIPFHLKDSNIPFSEINISLGDQRYFNDDTLQQVWIPEKPYTPGSWGYIGGDVFKMKNSGRQPYGSDKDILGTSYDAIYETQRTDIQQFKLDVPEGKYAVTFHFAELLSNTRQDANIYNLDAKHNTHSAKTELRKFDVLVNGKKIIDGLGNDNYLIPGRAYSTKIFVDVTGSDGILIDFKPIKGKTILNGLQVNKIY; via the coding sequence ATGAAAAATTATTTTACAGCATTTTTCTTACTCATAAATATTACCCATCTTTTTGGGCAAAGAATAAAGCAATCCATTAATACCGACTGGCAGTTTCACAAAGGCGATATTGAATTGAGCGGCACTTATAAAGATGCGGACTGGCAAACGGTTTCTATTCCGCACAGTTGGAACACGGACGATGTTTCGGACGATGCGCCGGGCTACTACCAAGGTATTGGCGTGTATCGTAAAACGATTTATATACCCGATGCTTATCGTAATAAAGAAGTGTATCTGTACTTTGAAGGCGCAGCACAGGTGGCGGAAGTGTATGTCAATAAGCATTTTGTGGGTAAGCATATAGGAAGTTATACAGCGTTCTCTTTCCGCATCAACGACTTTATTAACTTCAACGGCAACGGCAATAAAAATGAAATTGAAGTGAAATTGGACAACAGCCACAATGAAAACATTCCGCCGTTATCGGCAGACTTTACTTTTTACGGCGGCATCTATCGGGATGTATATCTTGCTGCTTTCAACAAAGTACATTTTGATGCTGACAATGATGCATCTGATGGCGTGTTTATTTCAACACCAAAAGTGGACAGTCAAAAAGCCGATGTGTTAATCAAAGGGGAAATTACCAATAAAGAAACAAAACAAAGCAGGGTAAAGATTATCACTTCTGTTTTTAACGAGGAAGGAAAATTAATTGCTCAGGCAAATAATACAGTTGGGTTGAATGCGGACGAAAACACAGCCTTTGAGCAACACATTAGTAATATAGAAAATCCGCAACTCTGGAGTCCCGAACATCCTTATTTGTACCGGGCAATTTCCTGTATTATCAATACGAAAAGCGGCGATACGCTGGACGTCGTCAGCAATCCGATTGGCTTCCGGTGGTTTAGATTTACAGCAGACAAGGGTTTCTTCCTGAACGGAAAACATTATAAGCTTTGGGGTGCAAGCCGGCATCAGGATTATCCGGGCAAAGCAAATGCGTTGCCCGATGCCATGCACGTCAATGATGTGCAGTTGCTGAAAAATATGGGTGCCAACCTGCTGCGAGTAGCGCATTATCCGCAAGACCCTTCTTTAATGGAAGCCTGTGACAGACTGGGTATCATTACTTCGGTGGAAATACCTATCGTAAACAGGATTACGGAAAACGATACGTTCAGAAACAACTGTCTTAAAATGATGGAAGAAATGATAAGGCAAAACTATAATCATCCATCCGTTGTAATATGGGCATATATGAACGAAGTGCTGCTTGCACCACGTTATTCGGGCGATACAGCCAGACAGAGGATATATATTCGCCATGTAAAAGAACTGGCGCAGTCCATCGATAGTTTCAGCCGAAAAGAAGACCCTTCACGCTATACCATGATTCCATTTCATGGAGATTTATCATTGTACATTCGTTCGGGACTAACTGAAGTGCCGCAAGTCATTGGCTGGAATCAGTATCCCGGCTGGTATGGAGCAGACATCAATGACTTTGAAAAAAATATGGAACGCCACCACAGAGAGCTTGGCAATAAGCCGATGATTGTTACGGAATATGGTGCAGACGGCGACCCGCGCGTACACAGTACCCATCCTGTGAGGTTCGATAAGTCTATGGAATATGAAACTTATTTTCATAAAATATATCAGAAAGTAATTGCAGACAGACCTTTCATCAGCGGTGCAATGGTATGGACACTGCACGATTTTAATGCGGAATCAAGAAAAGAAACCATGCCGCACGTCAATAACAAAGGATTGGTTACAGGAACGCGCGAGCCTAAAGATGTCTATCTTTACTATCAGTCAAAACTATTAAGTACGCCGTTTATTGCTATCGGTTCGCGCAGTTGGAAGCTGAGAAGCGCGGTGGCAGATTCCGGACACGCTTTTGCCACTCAATCCGTAGAAATATATACCAATCAGAACTCCGAAGTGTCTCTTTTCCAAAACGGGCATTTATTGAAAAAAGAATTGCCCCGACAAGGCGTAGCTGTATTTCGGGTTCCCTTTCTCAATGGCATCAATCATTTGGAGACAAGCGTAGCCGTTGGCGATACGACGGTTGGAGATTTTGCAGATATCGACTTTAGGCTTATCCCGTTTCATCTGAAAGATTCAAATATTCCGTTTAGCGAAATAAATATCAGTCTCGGCGACCAGAGATATTTTAATGATGACACTTTGCAACAGGTGTGGATTCCGGAAAAACCATATACGCCGGGAAGCTGGGGCTATATTGGCGGAGATGTATTTAAGATGAAAAACTCCGGCAGACAGCCTTATGGATCGGATAAAGATATACTGGGAACAAGTTACGATGCCATTTATGAAACGCAGCGCACAGACATACAACAGTTTAAATTAGATGTGCCGGAAGGTAAATACGCCGTTACTTTTCATTTTGCAGAATTATTGTCCAATACGCGGCAAGATGCTAATATTTATAATTTGGATGCAAAGCACAATACACATTCGGCGAAAACAGAACTAAGAAAATTTGACGTATTAGTTAACGGTAAAAAAATAATCGACGGCCTGGGCAACGATAATTATCTTATTCCCGGAAGAGCATATAGTACGAAAATATTCGTAGATGTGACAGGAAGCGACGGCATTCTGATTGATTTTAAACCGATAAAAGGCAAAACAATTTTAAACGGATTACAGGTAAATAAAATTTATTAA
- a CDS encoding RtcB family protein, whose product MKLKITGKELRAIGYPENPVISIAMNVMQKHYKFIDKGDAMVLLKNILATPNEYKDDKILGIIAEQLIPKEKAEGEEISLNQYGIQFSVFGQEHIDEKAMHQMYQAAKLPVSVAGALMPDAHSGYGLPIGGVLATDNAVIPYGVGVDIGCRMCLSIFDIHPQELKSKEAFFVRELGAATLFGSSAQFRQAEDHAIMDNELFYQLPLLKTLHGRAWKQLGSSGSGNHFAEFGIIEIVEKDETLNVETGLYVGFLTHSGSRALGANIANYYTKLAISKRRLPQEAKNLAWLSLDEEAGMEYWLSMNLAGDYASACHHVIHDKIAKQLGRKPVKMVENHHNFAWKEMLDGKEMVVHRKGATPAGKNVLGIIPGSMTADGFIVKGRGETASINSASHGAGRKMSRSRAIESVTDKQFKDELQKFGVKLLGGGLDESPFAYKDIHTVMQSQKALVDVVGKFTPKIVKMDGAKHKIWKKKNDEIPGE is encoded by the coding sequence ATGAAATTAAAAATAACAGGAAAAGAATTGCGGGCAATCGGTTATCCCGAAAATCCCGTCATCAGTATTGCCATGAATGTGATGCAAAAGCATTACAAGTTTATAGATAAAGGAGATGCAATGGTATTGCTGAAAAATATTTTAGCAACGCCGAATGAATACAAAGACGATAAAATATTAGGCATCATCGCGGAACAATTAATCCCGAAAGAAAAAGCGGAAGGCGAAGAAATATCATTGAATCAATACGGTATTCAGTTCTCCGTATTCGGACAGGAGCATATCGATGAAAAAGCCATGCACCAAATGTACCAGGCGGCAAAACTTCCCGTAAGTGTTGCAGGAGCTTTGATGCCCGATGCACACAGCGGTTACGGCTTGCCAATCGGCGGCGTGCTGGCAACAGACAATGCGGTAATTCCTTATGGCGTTGGTGTGGACATTGGCTGCAGGATGTGTTTAAGCATCTTTGATATTCATCCGCAGGAATTGAAAAGTAAAGAAGCATTTTTTGTACGTGAATTGGGTGCGGCAACTTTATTTGGCAGCAGCGCTCAGTTTAGGCAGGCAGAAGATCATGCAATAATGGACAATGAATTGTTTTATCAATTGCCATTGTTGAAAACCTTACACGGCAGGGCGTGGAAGCAATTAGGCTCTTCAGGTTCAGGGAATCATTTTGCGGAGTTCGGCATTATTGAAATTGTAGAAAAGGATGAAACGTTGAATGTGGAAACGGGATTGTATGTAGGTTTTCTTACACATTCCGGAAGCCGTGCACTGGGTGCTAATATTGCCAATTATTATACAAAACTCGCTATCAGTAAAAGGCGGTTACCGCAGGAAGCCAAGAATCTTGCGTGGCTTTCGCTGGACGAAGAAGCGGGCATGGAATATTGGCTGTCAATGAACCTTGCAGGCGATTATGCTTCCGCTTGTCATCATGTGATTCATGATAAAATTGCAAAGCAACTAGGACGCAAGCCCGTCAAAATGGTGGAAAACCATCACAACTTTGCATGGAAAGAAATGCTCGACGGGAAAGAAATGGTTGTGCACAGAAAAGGCGCTACGCCGGCGGGCAAAAATGTTTTGGGCATTATTCCCGGCTCTATGACAGCCGACGGATTTATCGTGAAAGGCAGAGGAGAAACAGCTTCCATTAATTCCGCTTCGCATGGTGCAGGCAGAAAGATGAGCCGTTCACGTGCCATTGAATCTGTTACGGACAAACAGTTCAAAGACGAACTACAAAAATTTGGCGTAAAACTTTTGGGCGGCGGCTTGGACGAATCTCCTTTCGCTTACAAAGACATTCATACCGTAATGCAATCACAGAAGGCGTTAGTCGATGTTGTGGGAAAATTCACACCGAAGATTGTGAAAATGGACGGTGCGAAGCATAAAATATGGAAAAAGAAAAATGATGAAATACCGGGGGAATAA
- a CDS encoding HipA family kinase, which translates to MEHKIPELRRVNLVRYLQPFREGGSLPALAEADDSFKYVIKFRGAGQGSKALIADFIGGIMAKYLGLNVPELVAANLDESFGRTEPDEEIQDLLKASTGLNLGVHFLEGAVTFDPAVEDIDSLTASKIVWLDAYLTNVDRTAKNTNLLYWRHALWLIDHGASLYFHHQWQNWEKMALSPFTNIKDHVLLPYAKDLEKVNEEFPSLLTDDILKAIINMVPEEWLSESVNDNENIQQLRDVYFSFLKSRRDNASIFYNQTINV; encoded by the coding sequence ATGGAACATAAAATTCCCGAATTAAGACGAGTCAATCTTGTAAGATATCTACAGCCTTTTCGCGAAGGCGGTTCATTACCGGCATTGGCAGAAGCAGATGACAGCTTCAAATATGTTATCAAATTCAGAGGCGCGGGACAAGGCTCGAAAGCATTGATTGCCGATTTTATCGGCGGCATCATGGCTAAATATTTAGGATTGAATGTTCCTGAACTGGTCGCTGCAAACTTAGACGAATCTTTCGGTCGTACCGAGCCGGACGAAGAAATACAGGATTTATTAAAAGCCAGCACAGGATTAAATCTGGGCGTACATTTTTTGGAAGGCGCTGTTACTTTTGATCCTGCGGTTGAAGATATTGACAGTCTTACCGCTTCAAAAATTGTGTGGCTCGATGCTTACCTGACCAATGTGGACCGCACCGCAAAAAATACCAATCTGTTGTATTGGCGTCATGCGCTTTGGCTGATAGACCATGGCGCAAGTTTGTATTTTCATCATCAATGGCAGAATTGGGAAAAGATGGCATTAAGTCCGTTTACAAATATCAAAGACCATGTGCTATTGCCTTATGCAAAAGATTTGGAAAAAGTAAATGAAGAATTCCCTTCATTGCTGACCGACGATATTTTGAAAGCAATTATCAATATGGTTCCCGAAGAATGGCTGTCAGAATCTGTCAACGACAATGAAAACATTCAGCAGCTCAGAGATGTTTACTTTTCGTTTTTAAAAAGCCGGCGAGACAATGCATCTATATTTTATAACCAAACTATCAACGTTTAA
- a CDS encoding GH92 family glycosyl hydrolase yields MNYRIKTVLSGAGILLAGCLSAQVIKSKTAFVKPVIGSAGHGHVFIGADVPFGAVQLGPTQIDKGWDWCSGYNYAGTEILGFSHTHLSGTGCGDLNDVLIVPADGETQLNPMEENKPESGYGSSFSHASEEVRPGYYQVYLDKYKVKAELTASERVGLHKYHYDRTDSAHIFLDLGFHQYDNPHKTEFKKINDSTFVGYRYASGWANDKRIFFAIKLSEPVTNIALYDADKAVQGNNAEGKAVKAALYFDAAKHPDIEVKVAISPVSEENALLNMSTEMPGWNFGHYRKLADEKWNKALSRVDFEGPKKEKTIFYTAMYHMFIAPSLFNDVNHDYRGTDKKVYKNADFNNVTTLSLWDSYRAWAPFMTIAEPEKVKDMVSSMLAIYQQQGRLPVWPLMGCETDCMVGNPAIPVITDAYLKGLIPKNKIALAYEAVRSTAMRQTSGLQFVQKLQFIPMDSVGQSVSWALEFAIADAGIARMAAAMGKKDDAAYFEKRSKLYKKYWDASRGFFIGRKEDGSFRTPFNPISPKYDYTEGDAWQYIWSVPQDVHGLVALLGGDKIFEERLDTFFHMSSQLGDGAPPDISGMIGQYAQGNEPSHHIIYLYNYVGRPDKAADLIRMSVDSFYTDKADGLCGNEDVGQMSAWYAFTAMGMYPVDPTSGRYVFGSPLADRIKIRLENNKSFTVIVKNNSPENKYIQKVLWNGKDYPYMYIDHKDIIKGGVLTFEMGNTPSKTYGADIKSRP; encoded by the coding sequence ATGAATTATCGGATTAAAACAGTTCTAAGCGGCGCAGGCATTTTACTGGCAGGCTGCCTAAGCGCACAAGTTATAAAAAGTAAAACAGCATTTGTTAAACCCGTCATCGGTTCAGCGGGTCACGGGCACGTATTCATTGGTGCGGATGTTCCTTTTGGTGCTGTCCAATTGGGTCCAACACAGATTGATAAAGGTTGGGACTGGTGTTCCGGCTATAACTATGCAGGCACAGAGATACTCGGTTTTTCGCATACGCACCTCAGCGGTACGGGTTGTGGGGATTTGAATGATGTTCTTATCGTTCCTGCCGACGGAGAGACACAACTTAATCCTATGGAAGAAAACAAACCGGAAAGCGGTTACGGTTCTTCTTTTTCCCATGCATCTGAGGAAGTCCGTCCGGGATATTATCAGGTATATCTTGATAAATACAAGGTCAAGGCGGAACTAACAGCCTCGGAGCGTGTAGGGCTGCACAAATATCATTATGACCGTACAGACAGTGCGCATATATTCCTCGATTTGGGATTCCATCAATACGACAATCCACACAAGACGGAATTCAAAAAAATAAATGATTCTACTTTTGTGGGGTATCGTTATGCATCCGGCTGGGCGAATGATAAGCGAATCTTCTTTGCAATAAAATTATCCGAACCTGTTACAAATATTGCATTGTACGATGCAGACAAGGCTGTTCAGGGAAATAATGCAGAAGGGAAAGCTGTAAAAGCAGCGCTTTATTTTGATGCGGCAAAGCATCCGGATATTGAAGTAAAGGTTGCTATTTCCCCGGTAAGTGAGGAGAATGCATTACTTAATATGTCCACGGAAATGCCGGGATGGAATTTTGGACATTATAGAAAACTTGCCGACGAAAAATGGAATAAAGCATTATCCAGAGTCGATTTCGAAGGTCCTAAAAAAGAAAAGACCATTTTCTATACGGCTATGTACCATATGTTTATTGCGCCCTCTCTTTTTAACGACGTCAATCATGATTACAGAGGGACTGATAAAAAAGTATATAAAAATGCAGATTTCAACAACGTTACCACGCTCTCATTGTGGGATTCTTACCGGGCGTGGGCGCCTTTTATGACGATCGCAGAACCGGAAAAAGTAAAAGATATGGTGTCGTCCATGCTCGCCATATATCAACAGCAGGGACGTTTACCCGTGTGGCCTCTGATGGGATGTGAAACAGATTGTATGGTGGGTAACCCGGCTATTCCCGTGATTACAGATGCCTATCTTAAAGGACTGATTCCGAAAAACAAAATAGCGCTTGCATACGAAGCGGTACGTTCAACGGCGATGCGCCAAACGTCAGGATTGCAGTTTGTACAAAAGTTGCAATTTATCCCGATGGATTCCGTTGGGCAATCTGTTTCATGGGCACTGGAATTTGCCATTGCCGATGCGGGAATTGCACGTATGGCAGCCGCAATGGGTAAGAAAGATGATGCGGCTTATTTTGAAAAACGCAGCAAACTGTATAAGAAATATTGGGATGCTTCCCGCGGATTTTTTATCGGCAGAAAAGAGGATGGTTCTTTCCGTACTCCGTTCAACCCTATTTCTCCTAAATACGATTATACCGAAGGAGACGCATGGCAATACATTTGGTCTGTACCGCAGGATGTACATGGGCTTGTTGCTTTACTTGGCGGCGATAAAATATTTGAAGAGAGGCTGGATACATTCTTTCATATGTCTTCCCAATTGGGAGACGGCGCACCGCCCGATATTTCAGGCATGATAGGTCAATATGCGCAAGGTAATGAACCAAGCCACCATATTATTTATCTGTACAATTATGTTGGTCGGCCTGATAAAGCGGCGGATTTGATTCGTATGTCTGTCGATAGTTTTTATACCGACAAAGCAGACGGATTGTGCGGCAATGAAGATGTAGGGCAAATGAGCGCATGGTACGCGTTTACTGCAATGGGAATGTATCCTGTTGACCCTACTTCGGGACGGTATGTATTTGGTTCGCCTTTGGCTGACCGCATTAAAATACGATTGGAGAATAATAAATCATTTACCGTGATTGTAAAGAATAACAGCCCGGAAAACAAGTATATCCAAAAGGTATTGTGGAACGGCAAAGACTATCCGTATATGTATATAGACCACAAAGACATTATAAAAGGCGGCGTACTGACTTTTGAAATGGGCAATACGCCTTCCAAAACGTATGGAGCAGATATTAAAAGCAGACCATAG
- a CDS encoding sialate O-acetylesterase, protein MQTPFRFVVLLIFVVYFPNAKAATPANNYLHEKLFVKNDTAKEDTNLHLFLLIGQSNMSGRAPLPSDEKTNPDILMLNKNNQWVVAKDPLHFDKPDIVGVGPGLSFAQVLLKHLPKGARIGLIPCAWGGSPISVWQPDSIYLHHKPYNEAIERTKIAMKSGVLNGILWHQGESDNSPAKAANYLAEITTLVTRLRNEFQLPRLPFVAGEIGYFQQHNYINKVIDSIPSTIAYSKVVSAKGLKDKGDKIHFDASSARELGKRYANAMKKLLY, encoded by the coding sequence ATGCAAACTCCATTCAGATTCGTAGTGCTGCTGATTTTTGTCGTTTATTTTCCCAACGCGAAGGCAGCAACACCCGCCAACAATTATTTGCATGAAAAATTATTTGTGAAGAATGATACAGCTAAAGAGGATACCAATTTACATCTTTTCCTACTCATCGGTCAGTCCAATATGTCGGGCAGGGCGCCGCTTCCTTCGGATGAAAAAACAAACCCGGATATTCTGATGCTGAATAAAAATAATCAATGGGTAGTTGCTAAAGACCCTTTGCATTTTGATAAGCCCGACATTGTTGGTGTTGGTCCCGGGCTTAGCTTTGCACAAGTGCTATTAAAGCATTTACCCAAAGGCGCACGGATAGGATTGATTCCCTGCGCATGGGGCGGTTCGCCTATCAGTGTATGGCAGCCCGATAGTATTTATCTGCACCACAAGCCATACAATGAAGCAATTGAAAGAACAAAGATTGCCATGAAAAGTGGTGTGCTAAATGGTATTCTGTGGCACCAGGGAGAATCTGACAACAGCCCTGCAAAAGCGGCAAATTATCTTGCTGAAATAACAACGCTTGTTACCCGTTTAAGAAATGAATTTCAACTGCCCCGATTGCCTTTTGTCGCCGGAGAAATAGGTTATTTCCAACAGCATAATTATATCAATAAGGTAATTGACAGTATTCCCTCAACTATAGCATATTCAAAAGTCGTTTCTGCAAAAGGATTGAAAGATAAGGGCGACAAAATCCACTTTGATGCATCCTCGGCAAGGGAGCTTGGCAAACGCTATGCAAATGCAATGAAGAAACTACTATATTAA
- a CDS encoding DUF3037 domain-containing protein, with protein sequence MESFEYAVIRIVPSVEREEFINAGVVLFCKSKRYLGIEVFLNKELLQSLCSKADIILIKNYLNGFVSVANGSNKKSPIASLDIASRFRWLTAVRSTILQTSRVHTGLTDNPEVALQKIFREQVERG encoded by the coding sequence ATGGAATCATTTGAATATGCGGTTATAAGAATTGTGCCTTCTGTAGAGCGTGAAGAATTCATCAACGCGGGTGTAGTATTATTTTGCAAAAGCAAACGATATCTTGGCATTGAAGTTTTTTTGAATAAAGAATTGCTGCAAAGCTTATGCTCTAAAGCCGATATAATTTTAATCAAAAATTATTTAAATGGTTTTGTAAGCGTCGCCAACGGAAGTAATAAAAAAAGTCCCATAGCTTCGCTGGACATCGCTTCCAGGTTTCGCTGGCTTACAGCAGTAAGGAGCACCATTTTACAAACTTCGAGAGTACATACAGGCTTGACCGACAATCCCGAAGTTGCGCTGCAAAAGATATTCAGAGAACAGGTGGAGAGAGGATGA
- a CDS encoding AAA family ATPase, producing the protein MDNLYTQKILNANNVFSDYFIDGKAFYLHTFNTLPNINFMNSVNGEKVLNALKENFPSEIKNIYQRRWYKRKKKRFEFDKTLVVFTDNIVLDISEKYLYILHDSLHGETFDKIFSLVVKFKKQERKEPLEINLIVRYNSGLDLKPMEIKRTKLDLDLFYEDDFKETDAIIQQRLKKKNDKGIVLLHGLPGTGKTTYLRYLVGKIKKRVLFLSPSVAGNLMNPDFIELLADNPNTILVIEDAENIIMDRKFNSSSSVSNLLNISDGLLADFLNVQLICTFNSALTMIDSALLRKGRLIARYEFGKLSIAKAQRLSNHFGFETVITEPMSIAEVANPHEKNEPVQRPEVIGFRRNEALVN; encoded by the coding sequence ATGGACAATTTATATACACAAAAAATACTGAACGCCAATAACGTGTTCAGTGATTATTTTATAGACGGGAAGGCATTTTATTTACACACCTTCAACACGCTGCCAAACATCAACTTCATGAATTCAGTAAACGGCGAAAAGGTGTTAAATGCGCTTAAAGAAAATTTCCCTTCCGAAATAAAAAATATTTACCAGCGACGCTGGTATAAAAGGAAGAAAAAGCGTTTCGAGTTCGATAAAACTTTGGTAGTCTTTACCGACAATATCGTGTTGGATATTTCAGAAAAATATCTTTACATATTGCACGATAGTTTGCACGGCGAAACATTTGATAAAATTTTTTCTCTCGTAGTAAAATTCAAAAAGCAGGAGCGTAAAGAACCTTTGGAAATTAATCTTATTGTTAGGTACAATAGCGGGCTCGATTTAAAACCGATGGAAATAAAACGTACCAAACTTGATTTGGATTTGTTTTACGAAGATGATTTTAAAGAAACGGATGCAATTATTCAGCAACGTCTGAAAAAGAAAAACGATAAAGGCATTGTGCTGTTGCACGGCTTGCCGGGAACAGGCAAAACAACGTATCTGCGTTATCTCGTAGGAAAGATTAAAAAACGTGTTTTGTTTTTGTCGCCGTCCGTTGCAGGCAATTTGATGAATCCCGATTTCATTGAACTGTTGGCGGATAATCCGAATACAATATTGGTAATTGAAGATGCAGAAAACATCATCATGGACAGAAAATTCAATAGTAGCTCATCAGTGTCGAACCTGTTGAATATTTCTGACGGATTGTTGGCTGACTTTTTGAATGTGCAGCTGATTTGCACCTTTAACAGCGCACTTACCATGATAGACAGTGCATTGCTACGTAAAGGCAGATTGATAGCACGATATGAGTTCGGCAAATTGAGTATTGCCAAAGCGCAACGCCTGAGCAATCATTTCGGTTTTGAGACCGTCATTACAGAACCGATGAGCATAGCGGAAGTTGCAAATCCGCATGAGAAGAATGAGCCTGTACAAAGACCGGAAGTAATCGGTTTCAGAAGAAATGAAGCATTGGTAAACTAA